One genomic segment of Chloroflexaceae bacterium includes these proteins:
- a CDS encoding PIG-L family deacetylase, whose product MPSLLCLVAHPDDETILCGGTLALLSARGVAVHVVCLTRGEGGELGEPPLTTREQLGAVREQELVCAVQALGGKSLTFLGYIDPPIGPDGTLSAPEHNPVMLAGQIVNCIQQFRPDVVLTHGSNGEYGHPAHVLMHAMTRAAVAAL is encoded by the coding sequence ATGCCTTCTCTCCTTTGTCTGGTCGCTCACCCTGATGATGAAACCATCCTGTGCGGTGGGACGCTGGCCCTGCTCAGCGCGCGCGGGGTGGCGGTGCACGTCGTCTGCCTGACGCGCGGCGAGGGCGGCGAACTGGGCGAGCCGCCGCTGACTACCCGCGAGCAACTGGGCGCGGTGCGGGAGCAGGAACTGGTGTGCGCGGTGCAAGCGCTCGGCGGCAAGAGCCTGACCTTTCTTGGCTATATAGACCCGCCCATCGGACCGGACGGGACGCTCTCCGCGCCTGAGCACAACCCGGTGATGCTGGCCGGGCAAATCGTCAACTGCATCCAGCAGTTCAGGCCGGATGTTGTGCTGACTCACGGCAGCAACGGCGAATACGGCCATCCCGCCCACGTGCTGATGCACGCTATGACGCGCGCCGCCGTCGCCGCCCT